In the genome of Rhodoplanes sp. Z2-YC6860, one region contains:
- a CDS encoding MBL fold metallo-hydrolase: MFKGFICAFVLVWAGVSCQAQTQTGGAAKEIVERQVAPDLYFLYDETSSNSAFLITDEGVLVVDTRQHPRDGQDLLDRIRKITDKPVKWVVNTHFHGDHTYGNSVFKALGANIVAHEDTARIMAQVADKEFARRQPFFKARHYDPGEVKLTLPSLTFSKDLTIHLGGREVHLAYRGPGQNPGDTFVFFPHARAVFTSGAFGKRSMPNMNFTPSPENWVKLLTDVAKMDVDVVMPPHGDIATRADVTDLAGFINYEYATVKKAVADGVPLETAIATLDFSAYKDWHNYTRRGNDIKGLYELIQTGQRSYFK; encoded by the coding sequence ATGTTCAAAGGCTTCATCTGCGCTTTCGTGCTGGTTTGGGCCGGCGTTTCCTGCCAGGCGCAGACACAGACCGGCGGCGCCGCAAAGGAGATCGTCGAACGTCAGGTCGCCCCCGATCTCTATTTTCTTTATGACGAGACCTCGTCCAACTCGGCTTTTCTGATCACCGATGAGGGCGTGTTGGTTGTCGACACGCGTCAACATCCTCGCGATGGCCAAGATCTGCTCGATCGCATTCGTAAGATCACCGACAAGCCGGTCAAATGGGTGGTGAACACGCACTTCCACGGCGATCACACCTACGGAAATTCGGTGTTCAAGGCGTTGGGAGCCAACATCGTCGCCCATGAAGACACGGCCCGTATCATGGCACAGGTCGCGGACAAGGAGTTCGCCCGGCGCCAGCCGTTTTTCAAGGCGCGTCATTATGATCCGGGCGAAGTGAAACTGACGCTACCGAGCCTGACCTTCTCCAAAGACCTGACCATTCATCTGGGCGGGCGTGAAGTGCATCTTGCATACCGCGGGCCCGGTCAGAATCCGGGAGATACGTTCGTTTTCTTTCCTCACGCCCGAGCCGTCTTCACCTCCGGTGCGTTCGGTAAGCGCAGCATGCCCAACATGAATTTCACGCCATCGCCAGAAAACTGGGTCAAGCTTCTGACGGATGTCGCGAAAATGGATGTCGATGTCGTGATGCCGCCTCACGGCGATATCGCGACGCGCGCCGACGTAACGGACCTCGCCGGGTTCATCAATTACGAATATGCAACGGTCAAAAAGGCCGTGGCCGACGGCGTTCCTTTGGAAACCGCGATCGCGACGCTGGATTTCTCGGCCTACAAGGACTGGCACAATTACACACGCCGGGGAAACGACATCAAAGGCTTGTACGAACTGATCCAGACCGGGCAGCGGAGTTACTTCAAGTAG
- the tkt gene encoding transketolase has protein sequence MSTAKKTKPAKTKPALRSKDRQEIDGIRSKEERTSPESQIRQLAVNTIRTLSMDAVQKANSGHPGAPMGLAPVAYTLWQNFLRYDPDDPLWPNRDRFVLSNGHASMLLYSMLLLTGVKDGAGAPALTLDDIKHFRQIDSKTPGHPEHGKTWGVETTTGPLGQGCGNSVGMALSGRWLASHFNRPDFPLFGYDVYAFCGDGDMMEGVSSEAASFAGHQKLSNLCWIYDNNHISIEGSTDLAFGDDVVARFKAYGWKVHHLEDANDTAGLAAFLDDFRRTRDAPTLIVVNSHIGYGAPHKQDTGAAHGEPLGEDEVKLAKKNYGWPADATFLVPDGIHEHFAQGIGKRGRDLRESWQRLFEKYRAKHPELAEQVDRIEKRIPPDGWDSDIPTFAPDAKGLATRESSGKVLNAIAVKYPWLVGGAADLAPSTKTNLKFEGAGDLEAKSPGGRNMHFGVREHAMGAILNGMALSGLRAFGAGFLIFSDYMKPPIRLAALMELPVLYVFTHDSIGVGEDGPTHQPIEQLLSLRGIPDLVTLRPADANEVVEAYRLIMTLNNRPVCLALSRQPLPTFDRTRYAPAANVSRGAYVLADSDDPAVILIGTGSEVSLCVDAHERLKKEGLSSRVVSMPSWELFEAQEQSYRDAVLPPEMTARVSVEMGSTIGWDRYIGARGKAIGMHSFGASAPLKDLLTKFGFTVDAVVAAARQQIEKSKGQQQ, from the coding sequence ATGAGCACCGCCAAGAAAACCAAGCCAGCCAAAACCAAGCCAGCCCTTCGCTCAAAAGACCGCCAGGAAATTGACGGTATTCGCTCCAAGGAAGAGCGGACATCGCCTGAATCTCAAATCCGGCAGCTTGCCGTCAACACCATCCGGACGCTGTCGATGGACGCCGTCCAGAAGGCCAATTCCGGCCATCCCGGCGCGCCGATGGGGCTTGCGCCGGTTGCCTATACGCTGTGGCAGAATTTTCTGCGATACGATCCCGATGATCCTCTTTGGCCGAACCGCGACCGGTTTGTTCTGTCCAACGGCCACGCCTCGATGCTGCTCTATTCGATGCTGCTCCTGACGGGCGTCAAGGACGGTGCTGGCGCACCGGCTCTGACGCTCGATGACATCAAGCACTTCCGGCAAATCGACAGCAAAACACCTGGCCATCCTGAGCACGGAAAAACGTGGGGCGTGGAAACAACCACAGGGCCGCTGGGACAGGGCTGCGGCAACTCGGTCGGCATGGCGCTTTCGGGGCGCTGGCTGGCCAGCCACTTCAACCGGCCGGATTTCCCGCTGTTCGGTTATGACGTTTATGCATTCTGCGGCGACGGGGACATGATGGAGGGCGTATCCAGCGAAGCGGCCTCGTTCGCCGGACATCAGAAGCTTTCCAACCTGTGCTGGATCTACGACAACAACCACATCAGCATCGAGGGAAGCACCGATCTCGCATTCGGTGATGACGTGGTGGCGCGCTTCAAGGCCTATGGCTGGAAGGTGCACCATCTCGAAGACGCCAACGACACCGCAGGCCTCGCCGCGTTTCTGGACGACTTCCGCCGGACGCGTGACGCGCCAACCTTGATCGTGGTCAACAGCCACATCGGTTATGGCGCGCCGCATAAGCAGGACACCGGCGCCGCACATGGCGAGCCGCTTGGCGAGGACGAGGTAAAACTCGCCAAGAAGAACTATGGCTGGCCGGCGGATGCCACATTCCTGGTGCCGGACGGCATCCACGAGCATTTTGCGCAAGGCATCGGCAAACGTGGCCGGGATCTTCGTGAGTCTTGGCAACGGCTCTTCGAGAAATATCGCGCCAAGCATCCAGAGTTGGCGGAGCAGGTCGATCGCATCGAGAAGCGCATTCCGCCGGACGGCTGGGATTCGGACATTCCGACGTTTGCTCCGGACGCCAAAGGCCTAGCGACGCGCGAGTCGAGCGGCAAGGTGCTCAACGCCATCGCGGTGAAATATCCCTGGCTGGTGGGCGGAGCGGCAGATCTTGCACCGTCGACCAAGACCAATCTGAAGTTCGAGGGCGCCGGCGATCTGGAAGCCAAAAGTCCGGGCGGCCGCAACATGCATTTCGGCGTCCGCGAGCATGCCATGGGTGCGATCCTGAACGGGATGGCGCTTTCAGGGCTTCGGGCGTTCGGTGCGGGCTTTCTGATCTTTTCCGACTATATGAAGCCGCCCATCCGCCTTGCGGCATTGATGGAGCTTCCGGTCCTCTATGTCTTCACCCACGACTCGATCGGCGTCGGCGAGGACGGGCCGACACACCAGCCGATCGAACAGCTCCTGTCGTTGCGCGGCATACCCGATCTCGTCACGCTGCGTCCGGCGGACGCCAACGAGGTGGTCGAGGCCTATCGCCTGATCATGACGCTGAACAACAGGCCGGTCTGTCTGGCCTTGAGTCGCCAGCCGCTGCCGACCTTCGACCGGACGCGTTATGCGCCTGCCGCAAATGTTTCACGCGGCGCCTATGTGCTGGCGGACTCCGATGACCCGGCGGTGATTCTGATCGGGACCGGCAGCGAGGTCAGCCTTTGCGTGGACGCGCACGAACGGCTCAAGAAAGAAGGGCTGTCTTCTCGGGTGGTGAGCATGCCATCCTGGGAACTGTTTGAGGCGCAGGAGCAATCCTATCGGGATGCAGTTTTGCCGCCCGAAATGACCGCCCGGGTCTCGGTGGAGATGGGTTCGACAATCGGTTGGGATCGCTACATCGGCGCCAGAGGTAAGGCGATAGGCATGCACAGTTTTGGCGCATCGGCGCCGCTCAAGGATCTGCTGACCAAGTTCGGGTTCACCGTGGATGCGGTGGTCGCGGCGGCGCGTCAGCAGATCGAGAAATCCAAGGGGCAACAACAATGA
- a CDS encoding carbonic anhydrase, which produces MCQLCDHNAANNAAASRRHFLKIAAAATASVAMPGMAFAKKAPPKPQNVVSPNDALKILMQGNRRYVRGLAKRHDFINEREALTKGQNPYAGILSCADSRIAPEYAFDSGRGDLFVCRVAGNFLNDDVIASFEYGVAVLNVPLLMVLGHKSCGAIDAAIKSLKDKTTLPGHLPSLVSALRPAVEATADQSGDALDNAIKQNVILNVEKLKAASPIIDKYVTDKKVLVVGAVYNLDNGRVDLVTPA; this is translated from the coding sequence ATGTGCCAACTTTGCGATCATAATGCCGCCAATAATGCCGCTGCCTCGCGGCGCCACTTTCTCAAGATTGCCGCTGCCGCGACTGCCAGTGTTGCGATGCCGGGCATGGCCTTCGCCAAGAAAGCCCCGCCCAAGCCGCAGAATGTCGTGTCTCCGAATGATGCCTTGAAGATTCTGATGCAGGGCAATCGCCGCTATGTGCGCGGGCTTGCCAAGCGGCACGATTTCATCAACGAGCGCGAGGCGCTGACCAAAGGCCAGAACCCCTATGCCGGCATCCTGAGCTGCGCGGATTCCCGCATCGCGCCGGAATACGCCTTTGATAGCGGCCGTGGCGACCTGTTCGTGTGCCGTGTTGCCGGAAATTTCCTCAACGACGACGTGATCGCAAGCTTCGAATATGGCGTTGCTGTCCTCAACGTGCCGCTGCTCATGGTGCTCGGGCACAAGTCGTGCGGCGCCATCGACGCGGCGATCAAATCGCTGAAGGACAAAACGACGCTGCCGGGACACCTGCCATCGCTGGTTTCCGCCCTCCGACCCGCCGTCGAGGCAACGGCCGATCAATCCGGCGATGCGCTCGACAACGCCATCAAGCAGAACGTCATTCTGAACGTCGAGAAGCTGAAGGCCGCGAGTCCGATCATCGACAAATACGTGACGGACAAAAAGGTCCTCGTCGTGGGCGCGGTCTACAATCTCGATAACGGCCGGGTCGACCTTGTAACGCCCGCCTGA
- a CDS encoding amidohydrolase produces MQAETVLRNGRFTTLDRSNPQAEAVAIKDGRFVAVGSEREVMALAGSGTQVIDLKGRRAIPGLIDSHLHVIRGGLNYNMELRWDGVRSLSDAMSMLKRQVAITPPPQWVRVVGGFTEHQFAEKRLPTIEEINAVAPDTPVFILHLYDRALLNAAALRVVGYTKYTPNPPAGEIVKDAAGNPTGLLLAQPNATILYSTLAKGPKLPAEYQLNSTRHFMRELNRLGITGAVDAGGGFQNYPEDYQIIDQLHRDGQLTVRIAYNLFTQRPKQEFEDFASWSKQVKPGQGDDTYRVNGAGEMLVYSAADFEDFRVPRPEMPPNMEKDLEKVIRLLAENRWPWRLHATYNETIGRALDVYEKVNRDIPFKGLNWFFDHCETIDQRNIDRIAALGGGIAVQHRMAYQGEYFIERYGAKAAEATPPISRMMAAGVPIGAGTDATRVSSYNPWVSLAWLVSGMTVGGTRLYPPNNRVDRETALRLWTESNTWFSAEQGKKGVIKNGQLADLAVLSADFMSVPETEIAEITSVLTLLGGKAVHGAEEHKDAAPALPPPMPDWSPVRSFGGYQQRRADAATNLKFAAACGCASSCNIHGHAHAAAWAASAPAADPASFWGVMGCSCWAV; encoded by the coding sequence ATGCAAGCCGAAACGGTTCTTCGCAACGGGCGCTTTACCACGCTCGATCGCAGCAATCCGCAAGCCGAGGCTGTCGCCATCAAAGACGGCCGCTTTGTTGCAGTCGGGTCGGAGCGGGAGGTCATGGCGCTGGCGGGCAGTGGCACCCAGGTCATCGATCTGAAGGGCCGCCGCGCGATTCCAGGACTGATCGACAGCCATCTGCACGTGATCCGTGGCGGGCTGAACTACAATATGGAGTTGCGTTGGGACGGCGTTCGCTCGCTGTCCGACGCGATGTCGATGCTCAAGCGCCAGGTGGCCATCACGCCGCCGCCACAGTGGGTGCGTGTCGTCGGCGGCTTCACCGAGCATCAGTTCGCCGAGAAGCGCCTGCCGACCATCGAGGAGATCAACGCGGTTGCGCCGGACACGCCTGTTTTCATTCTTCACCTGTACGACCGTGCGCTCCTGAATGCCGCGGCGCTGCGGGTGGTCGGCTACACCAAGTACACCCCGAACCCTCCGGCCGGCGAGATCGTCAAGGACGCTGCCGGCAATCCGACCGGCCTGCTGTTGGCGCAACCGAACGCCACGATTCTCTATTCCACACTCGCCAAAGGCCCGAAGCTGCCCGCGGAATACCAGCTCAACTCGACCCGGCACTTCATGCGTGAGCTCAACCGGCTCGGCATTACAGGGGCGGTCGATGCGGGCGGCGGCTTTCAGAACTATCCCGAGGACTATCAGATCATCGACCAGCTTCACCGCGACGGACAACTCACCGTTCGCATCGCCTACAATCTCTTCACCCAGCGGCCCAAGCAGGAGTTCGAGGATTTCGCCAGCTGGTCCAAGCAGGTGAAGCCAGGGCAGGGCGACGACACCTACCGGGTCAATGGCGCGGGCGAGATGTTGGTCTACTCGGCGGCGGACTTCGAAGACTTCCGCGTGCCGCGGCCGGAGATGCCGCCGAACATGGAGAAAGACCTCGAAAAGGTGATCCGCCTGCTCGCGGAAAACCGTTGGCCGTGGCGTCTGCACGCCACCTACAACGAGACGATCGGCCGCGCTCTCGATGTCTACGAAAAGGTCAACCGCGACATCCCGTTCAAGGGGCTCAACTGGTTCTTCGATCATTGCGAAACCATCGATCAGCGCAACATCGACCGGATCGCCGCGCTTGGCGGCGGTATCGCCGTCCAGCATCGCATGGCCTATCAGGGCGAATACTTCATTGAACGCTACGGTGCCAAAGCCGCAGAGGCCACTCCGCCGATCAGCCGGATGATGGCGGCGGGCGTTCCGATTGGGGCCGGCACCGACGCCACGCGCGTCTCGTCTTACAATCCATGGGTTTCGCTGGCGTGGCTCGTGTCCGGCATGACGGTGGGGGGCACACGGCTTTACCCGCCCAACAACCGCGTCGATCGGGAAACGGCGCTCCGGCTCTGGACCGAGAGCAACACGTGGTTCTCCGCGGAGCAAGGCAAGAAGGGTGTCATCAAGAACGGGCAGCTTGCCGATCTGGCCGTGCTGTCAGCCGACTTCATGTCGGTGCCGGAGACCGAGATTGCCGAGATCACGTCAGTGCTGACCTTGCTGGGCGGCAAGGCCGTTCATGGCGCGGAGGAGCACAAGGATGCGGCGCCGGCGTTGCCGCCGCCCATGCCCGATTGGTCGCCGGTGCGAAGCTTCGGCGGCTACCAGCAACGGCGGGCCGATGCTGCGACGAATTTGAAATTCGCCGCCGCTTGCGGCTGCGCCAGCTCCTGCAACATACACGGCCACGCCCATGCGGCTGCATGGGCGGCGAGCGCACCCGCAGCCGACCCGGCCAGCTTCTGGGGCGTCATGGGTTGCTCCTGCTGGGCCGTATAG
- a CDS encoding bifunctional transaldolase/phosoglucose isomerase: MNPQTQSSAKPQQAAANPLAALHQHGQAPWLDFLARKFVADGSLKTLIERDGVTGVTSNPSIFEKAIGGSSDYDASLRKSEEQGDRDVMSLYEALAIEDIRNAADVLLPVYKATNGNDGYVSLEVSPYLAMDTDATIAEAQRLWRAVGRVNLMIKVPATDAGLPAIRRLIGEGINVNITLLFSQDVYQKVVEAYLAGLEDLVAHGGDPKKIASVASFFVSRIDVAVDKLLDEKIKAGAKDLAALKGKVAIANAKLAYQHYKRLFAGPRWDKLKSKGARTQRLLWASTGTKSKEYSDVLYVDELIADDTVNTLPPATMDAFRDHGKVADSLEKNIDDAKSVMSKLAQAGVSIDEVTRQLVDEGVQLFADAFDKLLAAVAQKRAAILGKKIDPQSWKLPADLEKSVKATLEQWRADGKVRQLWTGDAKLWTNTDEAKWLGWLDIVADESKRLDQFKALANDVRQQGFTDVVLLGMGGSSLGPEVLAETFGVQTGGPRLSVLDSTDPAQVRTVESKVNPAHTLFIVSSKSGSTLEPNVLKDYFFDRVKTAVGAEAAGSHFVAITDPGSSLEKEAKRDRFRHVYYGKPNIGGRYSVLSAFGVAPAAAMGLDLPRFLNAAELMVRSCGIHVPPAENPGVALGVLLGAAAKAGRDKVTIVASKAIADFGAWLEQLIAESTGKHGKGVIPVDAEPLADPKAYGNDRLFAYLRLASNPDAAQDKMIDAIEAAGNPVVRIELSDPYQIGQEFFRWEIATAVAGAIIGINPFDQPDVEASKVQTKELTSAYEKSGSLPPEKPFFEAGGISLFADARNVAALGKASSLVGYLSAHLKRLQPGDYAALLAYVERNKQHGESLQDIRVMIRDRLRMATCVGFGPRFLHSTGQAYKGGPNTGVFLQITCDDAADVPIPGRSYSFGVVKAAQARGDLQVLEQRQRRALRVHLGSHVAGGLAALKDAIRQALE, translated from the coding sequence ATGAATCCGCAAACTCAAAGCTCGGCCAAGCCGCAGCAGGCAGCCGCCAATCCGCTCGCGGCGCTCCATCAGCACGGCCAGGCGCCATGGCTCGACTTCCTGGCGCGCAAGTTCGTCGCCGACGGCAGTCTCAAAACGCTGATCGAGCGCGACGGCGTGACCGGCGTCACGTCCAATCCGTCGATCTTCGAAAAGGCGATCGGCGGCAGCAGCGACTATGACGCGTCGCTCAGGAAATCGGAGGAGCAGGGCGACCGCGATGTGATGTCGCTCTACGAGGCGCTGGCCATCGAGGACATCCGGAACGCTGCGGACGTGTTGCTGCCGGTCTATAAAGCCACAAACGGCAATGACGGCTATGTCAGCCTCGAGGTGTCGCCCTATCTGGCGATGGATACCGACGCCACGATCGCGGAGGCGCAACGGCTTTGGCGCGCGGTGGGACGCGTCAATCTGATGATCAAGGTCCCTGCCACCGATGCGGGGCTGCCGGCGATCCGCCGTCTGATCGGCGAGGGCATCAACGTGAACATCACGCTGCTGTTCTCGCAGGATGTCTATCAAAAGGTCGTCGAAGCCTATCTGGCTGGATTGGAGGATTTGGTTGCCCATGGCGGCGATCCGAAGAAGATCGCGAGCGTGGCGAGCTTCTTCGTCAGCCGCATCGACGTCGCGGTCGACAAGCTGCTCGACGAGAAGATCAAAGCGGGCGCCAAGGACCTCGCGGCGCTGAAGGGCAAGGTGGCGATTGCCAACGCCAAGCTCGCTTATCAGCACTACAAGCGCCTGTTCGCCGGGCCGCGCTGGGACAAGCTCAAGAGCAAGGGCGCGCGGACGCAGCGCCTGTTGTGGGCGAGCACGGGCACCAAGAGCAAGGAGTACAGCGACGTCCTTTATGTGGACGAGTTGATCGCCGACGATACCGTCAACACGCTGCCGCCGGCGACGATGGATGCCTTCCGCGACCACGGCAAGGTCGCCGACAGCCTCGAAAAGAACATCGACGATGCCAAGAGCGTCATGTCGAAACTCGCGCAGGCGGGAGTCTCGATCGACGAGGTGACGCGGCAACTCGTCGACGAAGGCGTTCAGCTTTTTGCCGATGCATTCGACAAGCTGCTGGCCGCCGTCGCCCAGAAGCGCGCGGCCATCCTCGGCAAGAAGATCGACCCCCAGTCCTGGAAGCTCCCCGCCGATCTCGAAAAGTCCGTCAAGGCGACGCTGGAGCAATGGCGGGCGGACGGAAAGGTCCGTCAGCTTTGGACGGGCGACGCCAAGCTCTGGACCAACACGGACGAGGCCAAATGGCTCGGCTGGCTGGATATCGTCGCCGACGAATCCAAGCGGCTCGATCAGTTCAAGGCGCTTGCGAACGACGTTCGCCAGCAAGGCTTCACAGACGTGGTGCTGCTCGGCATGGGCGGCTCGAGCCTTGGTCCGGAGGTGCTTGCGGAGACCTTCGGCGTTCAGACCGGCGGTCCGCGTCTCTCGGTGTTGGATTCCACCGACCCGGCGCAAGTCCGCACGGTCGAGAGCAAGGTCAACCCGGCCCATACGCTCTTCATCGTGTCGAGCAAATCGGGCAGCACGCTCGAACCGAACGTGTTGAAAGACTACTTCTTCGATCGCGTCAAAACGGCTGTCGGCGCCGAGGCGGCCGGCTCGCACTTCGTTGCGATCACCGACCCCGGCTCAAGTCTCGAGAAAGAAGCGAAACGCGATCGTTTCCGGCACGTCTATTACGGCAAGCCCAACATCGGCGGACGCTATTCGGTGCTGTCTGCCTTCGGCGTCGCGCCGGCCGCGGCGATGGGTCTCGATCTCCCGCGTTTTCTCAATGCGGCAGAACTGATGGTGAGGTCTTGCGGAATCCACGTTCCGCCCGCCGAGAATCCGGGCGTCGCTCTTGGCGTGCTCCTGGGCGCCGCCGCCAAGGCAGGCCGCGACAAGGTGACGATTGTTGCCTCCAAAGCCATCGCAGACTTTGGCGCATGGCTCGAGCAGCTGATTGCGGAATCCACCGGCAAGCACGGAAAGGGCGTCATTCCCGTCGATGCCGAGCCGCTGGCCGATCCCAAAGCCTACGGCAACGATCGGCTGTTCGCCTACCTGCGTCTGGCCTCGAACCCGGACGCAGCACAGGACAAGATGATCGACGCCATCGAGGCCGCTGGGAATCCGGTGGTTCGGATCGAGCTCTCCGATCCCTATCAAATCGGGCAGGAGTTCTTCCGATGGGAAATCGCCACGGCCGTTGCCGGTGCGATCATCGGGATCAATCCGTTCGATCAGCCGGATGTCGAAGCCAGCAAGGTGCAGACGAAGGAGCTGACATCGGCTTATGAGAAATCGGGCTCGCTGCCGCCCGAGAAGCCGTTCTTTGAAGCCGGCGGCATCAGCCTGTTCGCCGACGCTCGCAACGTCGCAGCGCTCGGCAAGGCTTCGTCCCTGGTTGGTTATCTGTCGGCGCATCTCAAGCGGCTGCAGCCCGGCGACTATGCTGCGCTGCTGGCCTATGTCGAGCGCAACAAGCAGCACGGCGAAAGCCTGCAGGATATCCGCGTGATGATCCGCGATCGTCTGCGCATGGCAACCTGCGTCGGCTTTGGCCCTCGCTTTCTGCATTCCACGGGACAAGCCTACAAAGGGGGCCCCAACACCGGCGTCTTCCTCCAGATCACCTGCGACGACGCGGCGGACGTGCCGATCCCCGGCCGCTCCTACAGCTTCGGCGTGGTGAAGGCCGCGCAGGCGCGGGGCGATCTCCAGGTTTTGGAGCAGCGCCAGCGCCGCGCCTTGCGCGTGCATCTCGGCTCGCACGTCGCGGGCGGATTGGCCGCACTCAAGGACGCCATTCGCCAGGCGCTGGAATAA
- a CDS encoding acyltransferase family protein — MAVFAIAGFTFSAQDRASIGAIVRYGLLDVSRLIAATMVVIFHASFFTGHKLAGGALTVGYHGIHFFFVLSGFVILTAHRGDLGQPSRLPNYVLRRFLRIFPPYWLALGITAALIPITGGVKPLNAATFVRDFFLIPTSVRDFPYVTPAWTLHYELMFYLAFCLLLVLRPVFGALLFAAWGTAIVVLERSHVPMTFPASFFLNPIIVMFLFGMIAALLHSRLSARAGLIIAAISAAWFFGYGIGRSVEQWLVSCPYYISFGIPAAFMIAGLAAFETKRGSLSSPKTEFLGKLSYSTYLAHAPVMPLVLMLLPGLSPALLCVAMVAVGMLSGLLFYILLEQPTMRVLRGWIYPTQTRLSSLPATG; from the coding sequence TTGGCGGTATTCGCGATTGCCGGGTTCACTTTTTCTGCGCAAGATCGAGCATCGATTGGAGCAATCGTGCGCTACGGGCTTCTTGACGTTTCCCGCTTGATCGCAGCCACCATGGTGGTGATCTTTCACGCCTCGTTTTTTACCGGCCACAAGCTGGCCGGCGGAGCCCTCACCGTTGGGTATCATGGCATCCATTTTTTCTTCGTGCTGAGCGGCTTTGTCATCCTGACTGCGCACCGCGGGGATCTTGGGCAGCCGTCTCGACTCCCGAACTATGTCCTGCGACGGTTTCTGCGCATTTTCCCGCCGTATTGGCTGGCGCTCGGCATTACCGCCGCTCTGATTCCAATAACCGGCGGCGTCAAGCCGCTGAATGCAGCTACGTTCGTGCGTGACTTCTTTTTGATTCCCACGTCCGTGCGGGACTTTCCCTATGTCACCCCCGCATGGACATTGCACTACGAGCTGATGTTTTACTTGGCATTTTGCTTGTTGCTCGTGTTGCGCCCTGTGTTCGGAGCCTTGCTGTTCGCAGCGTGGGGCACTGCGATCGTGGTGCTTGAGCGGTCCCATGTGCCGATGACCTTTCCGGCCTCGTTTTTCCTCAACCCCATTATCGTCATGTTTTTGTTCGGCATGATTGCGGCGCTGCTCCATTCCCGGCTGTCGGCGCGGGCCGGCTTGATCATCGCCGCAATAAGCGCTGCGTGGTTCTTCGGCTACGGGATCGGACGCTCGGTCGAGCAGTGGCTGGTGTCGTGCCCCTATTATATCTCGTTTGGCATCCCTGCGGCGTTCATGATTGCCGGGTTGGCGGCATTCGAGACCAAACGCGGCAGTCTCAGTTCACCGAAGACAGAGTTTCTCGGCAAGTTGAGCTATAGCACTTATTTGGCCCATGCTCCGGTGATGCCGCTGGTGTTGATGCTGCTGCCAGGACTTTCGCCCGCGCTCTTGTGCGTGGCCATGGTGGCGGTTGGAATGCTGTCGGGTTTGCTTTTTTACATCCTGCTGGAACAACCAACGATGCGCGTTTTGCGCGGCTGGATTTATCCCACGCAAACGCGTTTAAGTTCGCTACCCGCAACCGGGTGA
- a CDS encoding CYTH domain-containing protein yields MAREIERKFLVSGDSWRKQARRGKDIQQAYLVLAGPVSVRVRIIDGTTAYVTIKGARSGISRAEFEYPIPVKDARALLKLRTGRVIKKTRHVVKAGTASFEVDVFKGDLRGLVIAEIELRSTRSTFKRPEWLGREVTHQRKYYNASLARSSASP; encoded by the coding sequence ATGGCCAGAGAAATCGAACGGAAATTTCTTGTCTCGGGCGACAGCTGGCGCAAGCAGGCGAGGCGCGGAAAGGACATCCAGCAGGCCTACCTCGTGCTCGCCGGCCCGGTATCCGTGCGCGTGCGGATCATTGACGGGACGACGGCATACGTCACCATCAAGGGTGCCCGCTCCGGAATCTCACGCGCGGAATTCGAGTATCCGATCCCGGTCAAAGACGCGCGGGCTCTGTTGAAGCTTCGCACAGGGCGCGTCATCAAAAAGACCCGGCATGTGGTGAAGGCAGGAACGGCCAGTTTCGAAGTCGACGTGTTCAAGGGCGATCTTCGCGGGCTTGTCATCGCGGAAATCGAACTTCGATCCACCCGCAGCACGTTCAAACGACCGGAATGGCTGGGCCGCGAGGTCACTCACCAACGCAAATACTATAACGCCAGCCTGGCCCGATCTTCAGCTTCTCCGTGA